One Clavibacter zhangzhiyongii genomic region harbors:
- a CDS encoding endonuclease/exonuclease/phosphatase family protein, with the protein MDDVMGRVVGAAVILITAAGLLVATWPQLLGLEQTYLVAHAVAIRGGLVAAAAAMLVLTLILFLVIRPGRRLLGSLAALLALFIGANSAVLATRGLGDTAFAEPRDADVTVLSWNTLGGATGARAVADLAIESGADVITLPETREETGAEIAVLMREAGRPMWVRTAAFDDVAAARSTTILISAAYGDYRLDESRGTTSVLPTVIMEPVDGVGPVIMAVHPVSPIPEQMENWRSDLAWLGQRCDEGNVIIAGDFNATLDHMSRYGGTPTERDQVTDLGQCVDAARASGNGAVGTWPTGIPALLGTPIDHIMATPGWAVTGFRVVEDRDGAGSDHRPIVAQLTPLR; encoded by the coding sequence GTGGACGACGTCATGGGTCGGGTCGTCGGAGCAGCAGTCATCCTCATCACCGCCGCAGGACTCCTCGTCGCCACCTGGCCGCAGCTCCTCGGCCTCGAGCAGACCTACCTCGTCGCGCACGCCGTCGCCATCCGCGGCGGGCTCGTGGCCGCGGCCGCCGCGATGCTGGTGCTGACCCTGATCCTCTTCCTGGTCATCCGCCCGGGCCGCCGGCTCCTCGGCAGCCTCGCCGCCCTGCTCGCCCTCTTCATCGGCGCCAACTCCGCCGTCCTCGCGACCCGCGGCCTCGGCGACACCGCCTTCGCGGAGCCCCGGGACGCGGACGTCACGGTCCTCTCCTGGAACACGCTGGGCGGCGCGACGGGCGCGCGGGCCGTAGCCGACCTCGCCATCGAGTCCGGCGCCGACGTCATCACGCTCCCCGAGACGCGCGAGGAGACGGGCGCGGAGATCGCCGTGCTCATGCGCGAGGCGGGCCGGCCGATGTGGGTCCGCACCGCGGCCTTCGACGACGTGGCCGCCGCGCGGTCCACCACCATCCTCATCAGCGCGGCCTACGGCGACTACCGGCTCGACGAGTCGCGGGGCACCACCAGCGTGCTGCCGACCGTCATCATGGAGCCCGTCGACGGCGTGGGGCCCGTCATCATGGCCGTGCACCCCGTCTCCCCCATCCCCGAGCAGATGGAGAACTGGCGCTCCGACCTCGCGTGGCTCGGCCAGCGCTGCGACGAGGGCAACGTGATCATCGCGGGCGACTTCAACGCGACCCTCGACCACATGAGCCGGTACGGCGGCACGCCGACCGAGCGCGACCAGGTCACCGACCTCGGCCAGTGCGTGGACGCGGCGCGCGCCTCGGGTAACGGGGCCGTCGGCACCTGGCCCACCGGGATCCCCGCGCTCCTCGGCACGCCCATCGACCACATCATGGCGACGCCCGGCTGGGCCGTCACGGGCTTCCGGGTCGTCGAGGACCGGGACGGCGCCGGCAGCGACCACCGCCCGATCGTGGCGCAGCTCACCCCCCTGCGCTGA
- a CDS encoding PHP domain-containing protein, producing the protein MPEEQPGPIDLHTHSSVSDGTETPAELVAQAASQGLSTVALTDHDSTAGWAEASDAARAHGIALVPGMEMSTQLEYASVHVLAYLFDPADVDLAAMTARVRTERMTRAEAMVGRISRDYALTWADVLAQTTPGSTIGRPHIADALVARGHVPTRTAAFESILHWQGGYYRPHYAPDPILGVELITAAGGLAVLAHPGARGPERVLSDSRMTALVAAGLFGLEVRHRDNPPESRVRLTALAERFGLEVTGSSDYHGAGKPNRLAENSTEPAVLARIVERATGWAPVVPVPTA; encoded by the coding sequence ATGCCTGAGGAGCAGCCGGGTCCCATCGACCTGCACACGCACAGCTCCGTGTCGGACGGCACCGAGACCCCCGCCGAGCTCGTCGCCCAGGCCGCCTCCCAGGGCCTCTCGACCGTCGCGCTCACCGACCACGACTCGACGGCCGGCTGGGCCGAGGCGTCCGACGCGGCGCGCGCGCACGGCATCGCGCTCGTCCCCGGCATGGAGATGAGCACGCAGCTCGAGTACGCGAGCGTGCACGTCCTCGCGTACCTCTTCGACCCCGCGGACGTCGACCTCGCCGCCATGACCGCGCGCGTGCGCACCGAGCGCATGACCCGCGCCGAGGCGATGGTCGGCCGCATCTCCCGCGACTACGCGCTCACCTGGGCCGACGTGCTCGCGCAGACCACGCCCGGCAGCACCATCGGCCGGCCGCACATCGCCGACGCGCTCGTCGCCCGCGGGCACGTGCCGACGCGCACGGCCGCGTTCGAGAGCATCCTGCACTGGCAGGGCGGCTACTACCGGCCGCACTACGCGCCGGACCCGATCCTCGGCGTCGAGCTGATCACCGCGGCGGGCGGCCTCGCCGTCCTCGCGCACCCCGGCGCCCGGGGCCCGGAGCGCGTGCTGTCGGACTCGCGGATGACCGCGCTCGTCGCCGCCGGCCTCTTCGGCCTCGAGGTGCGGCACCGCGACAACCCGCCGGAGTCGCGCGTGCGCCTGACCGCGCTGGCGGAGCGGTTCGGCCTGGAGGTCACCGGATCCAGCGACTACCACGGCGCGGGCAAGCCCAACCGGCTCGCCGAGAACTCAACCGAGCCCGCCGTGCTCGCGCGCATCGTCGAGCGGGCGACCGGCTGGGCTCCCGTCGTGCCGGTGCCGACGGCCTGA
- a CDS encoding DEAD/DEAH box helicase translates to MTFTELNIDEDMVQALADHGILEPFPIQEQTIPLALSGQDIIGQAKTGTGKTFGFGLPLIQRLGLTPEPGVQALVVVPTRELAVQVTEDLQIATAHRATSVVSIYGGKAYEGQIEQLKAGAQIVVGTPGRLLDLVGQRLLSLKDVREMVLDEADKMLDLGFLSDIEKLFAQTPAVRHTMLFSATMPGPIVALARRFMTKPIHIRATDPDEGLMQANIRHLVYRAHNMDKDEVIGRILQAEGRGKTVIFTRTKRAAARLVEELNDRGFNAAAVHGDLNQEQRERAMAAFKAGKKDILIATDVAARGIDVLDVTHVINHTIPEDDKAYLHRVGRTGRAGKTGIAVTFVDWDDLHKWALINRALEFGQPEPTETYSSSPHLFTDLDIPAGSKGRLRATPTVNPDGTPRERPGSRGSDGGRDGGRSGGRDGGRGGDRSGGRGGERGGERTRTRTISTGSGPAEATSAIGSEQPNTAGGHDAPHADGQTRPRSRNRRRRSGGDRPTATS, encoded by the coding sequence GTGACTTTCACCGAACTGAACATCGACGAGGACATGGTCCAGGCGCTCGCCGACCACGGGATCCTCGAACCCTTCCCCATCCAGGAGCAGACCATCCCCCTGGCGCTCTCCGGCCAGGACATCATCGGGCAGGCCAAGACCGGCACCGGCAAGACCTTCGGGTTCGGCCTCCCGCTCATCCAGCGGCTCGGCCTCACCCCCGAGCCCGGCGTGCAGGCCCTCGTGGTCGTGCCGACGCGCGAGCTCGCGGTGCAGGTCACCGAGGACCTCCAGATCGCCACCGCGCACCGCGCCACCAGCGTCGTCTCCATCTACGGCGGCAAGGCGTACGAGGGCCAGATCGAGCAGCTCAAGGCCGGGGCGCAGATCGTCGTCGGCACCCCGGGCCGCCTCCTCGACCTCGTGGGCCAGCGCCTGCTCTCGCTCAAGGACGTGCGCGAGATGGTGCTCGACGAGGCCGACAAGATGCTCGACCTCGGCTTCCTCTCCGACATCGAGAAGCTCTTCGCGCAGACCCCCGCGGTCCGCCACACCATGCTGTTCTCGGCCACCATGCCGGGCCCGATCGTGGCGCTCGCCCGCCGCTTCATGACGAAGCCGATCCACATCCGCGCGACGGACCCCGACGAGGGCCTCATGCAGGCGAACATCCGCCACCTCGTCTACCGCGCGCACAACATGGACAAGGACGAGGTCATCGGCCGCATCCTCCAGGCCGAGGGCCGCGGCAAGACCGTCATCTTCACGCGCACCAAGCGCGCCGCCGCCCGCCTCGTCGAGGAGCTCAACGACCGCGGCTTCAACGCCGCCGCCGTGCACGGCGACCTCAACCAGGAGCAGCGCGAGCGCGCCATGGCCGCGTTCAAGGCAGGCAAGAAGGACATCCTCATCGCCACGGACGTGGCGGCGCGCGGCATCGACGTGCTCGACGTCACCCACGTGATCAACCACACCATCCCCGAGGACGACAAGGCGTACCTGCACCGCGTCGGCCGCACGGGCCGCGCGGGCAAGACCGGCATCGCGGTCACGTTCGTCGACTGGGACGACCTGCACAAGTGGGCGCTCATCAACCGCGCCCTCGAGTTCGGCCAGCCGGAGCCCACCGAGACGTACTCGTCCTCGCCGCACCTGTTCACCGACCTCGACATCCCGGCCGGATCCAAGGGCCGCCTCCGCGCGACCCCCACGGTCAACCCCGACGGCACCCCGCGCGAGCGTCCCGGCAGCCGCGGCTCCGACGGCGGGCGCGACGGCGGCCGCTCGGGCGGACGCGACGGAGGCCGTGGCGGCGACCGCTCCGGCGGACGCGGCGGCGAGCGCGGCGGCGAGCGCACGCGCACCCGCACCATCAGCACGGGCTCCGGTCCCGCCGAGGCCACCTCCGCCATCGGCAGCGAGCAGCCGAACACGGCCGGCGGTCACGACGCTCCGCACGCCGACGGCCAGACCCGTCCGCGCTCGCGCAACCGCCGCCGCCGCTCGGGCGGCGACCGCCCGACCGCCACGTCGTAG
- a CDS encoding ferritin-like fold-containing protein, with amino-acid sequence MFGRRSTTIEAPRVRSRGESKRRAAAPTVSVDDFSPDTLRFLGAVAYLQLTVFETLSRAVTEAPDLAGKEAVSTAAGIALGKHQALAAEIKRLGGDPSAVMEPHRAAFDRFTGTVQGADWYESLLSSYITTGLLDDFFVRLASGLPSDQRQRVVVLLSSGVGQQGIVDAVRAGIRRDPRLASRLAMWGRRLVGDTLLVAGTAMRASLADPDDARVHLEPVFAGIITAHTRRMDALGLTA; translated from the coding sequence ATGTTCGGACGCCGGTCGACGACGATCGAGGCGCCGCGGGTCAGGTCCCGCGGCGAGTCGAAGCGCCGCGCCGCCGCGCCCACCGTGAGCGTGGACGACTTCTCGCCCGACACCCTCCGCTTCCTCGGCGCCGTCGCGTACCTGCAGCTCACCGTGTTCGAGACGCTCTCGCGCGCCGTGACCGAGGCGCCCGACCTCGCGGGCAAGGAGGCCGTCTCCACGGCCGCCGGCATCGCGCTCGGCAAGCACCAGGCGCTCGCCGCGGAGATCAAGCGGCTGGGCGGCGACCCGAGCGCCGTGATGGAGCCGCACCGCGCCGCCTTCGACCGCTTCACCGGCACCGTCCAGGGCGCCGACTGGTACGAGAGCCTGCTCTCCTCCTACATCACCACCGGTCTCCTCGACGACTTCTTCGTGCGCCTCGCCTCGGGACTGCCGTCGGACCAGCGCCAGCGCGTCGTCGTGCTGCTCTCCTCGGGCGTCGGGCAGCAGGGGATCGTGGACGCGGTGCGCGCCGGGATCCGCCGCGACCCGCGCCTCGCATCGCGCCTCGCCATGTGGGGCCGCCGCCTCGTCGGCGACACGCTCCTCGTCGCGGGGACGGCCATGCGCGCGTCCCTCGCCGACCCGGACGACGCGCGCGTGCACCTCGAGCCCGTGTTCGCGGGGATCATCACGGCCCACACCCGGCGGATGGACGCGCTCGGCCTCACGGCCTGA
- a CDS encoding DUF3107 domain-containing protein, producing MEIRIGLVNTARELSFTTKQTPEEVQRTVTDAVRDSSPFISFTDDKGATHLAVTAHLAYVELGSADAPRIGFVR from the coding sequence GTGGAAATCCGTATCGGCCTCGTCAACACCGCCCGCGAGCTCTCCTTCACCACCAAGCAGACGCCCGAGGAGGTCCAGCGGACCGTCACGGACGCCGTCCGCGACTCCTCGCCCTTCATCTCCTTCACCGACGACAAGGGCGCCACGCACCTCGCCGTCACCGCCCACCTCGCCTACGTCGAGCTCGGCAGCGCGGACGCCCCGCGCATCGGCTTCGTCCGCTAG
- a CDS encoding ATP-dependent helicase, with amino-acid sequence MTIRGFRQPPAASDPGDAGPAVELDPSQRAVVDLPVGVSAAVLGAPGSGRTTALRELVADRILAQGLDPAEVLVLAPSRAAATRLRDELALRVGVPTLGPLARTATSVAFEVLARHAAATGTEPPRLLTGAEQDQIIADLLAGHEELGTGPAWPDPLGVEVRRLRAFRTELRELLMRATEEGVRPDALADLGRAHDVPEWVAAAAFAREYEDVVDSFRGDHLDSAELLAEAVLRVSRGEALTGIRLVVVDDLHEATVATLSLLQALAARGADVVAFGDPDVAAATFRGAEASALGRLSTVLGLPDLRTLVLDRVHRQPPALRALTSAVTARIGAAGAGRQRQAGSAPGLVDDPDPIQVIEAPTRAVELARLARRLREEHLLGGVPWARMVVLVRSGSLVPQVARSLATAEVPTRTAVAGRALRDDLAALALIRAVDVVLGRVPLTPELAAELATGPLGGLDGVALRRLRLALRQEELAGDGHRSSDELLVEALAAPGRLETLDLAPARRLGRLARSLQGGRELAAADGTVEELLWHLWEGSRLAPQWFEQALQTGIVADQANRDLDGVVALFTAARRFVERNPGRPASDFVEELLGAEVPEDTLSPQPLADTVLVATPSAVVGAGYEVVAVAALQEGVWPNLRLRGSLLHPQRLSAVARGLDRADVDERAEVLSDELRMLALAVSRASRVVVLSATANDEEAPSPFLRLVPPAPGLAEAEAGAEAGRVAQDAPAALRIRPDHPLSLRGLVGALRRELAVVHRDAVLLDDGRVASGDRTARRSADATRERGLASASALARLAAEGVTGADPAEWYGLRAPSTTEPVVDLADPEARVPVSPSRLEAFERSPLNWFIDQASGGSTSTAMGIGTIVHAVMEEASLDPDADLRPPALEARLDERWGELPFESPWVGERERRQAGELIAGVSGYLRDFAADGGRMLAAEGSFELEVGVARLRGTIDRIELTKEGQVVIVDLKTGRHYPTRAEIPAHAQLGSYQLAFVERALARVPEEAPSGGAKLLYVSGGTRGLPYRELPQEPLTREELDGFRARIADAAQGMAGATFEGTPDLGERDPGSARRYRIHLVRAVSA; translated from the coding sequence GTGACCATCCGGGGATTCCGCCAGCCGCCCGCCGCATCCGACCCGGGCGACGCGGGGCCCGCGGTCGAGCTGGACCCGTCGCAGCGCGCGGTCGTCGACCTGCCCGTGGGCGTCAGCGCCGCGGTGCTCGGGGCGCCGGGATCCGGCCGCACCACCGCGCTGCGGGAGCTCGTCGCCGACCGCATCCTCGCGCAGGGGCTCGACCCCGCCGAGGTGCTCGTGCTCGCGCCGTCGCGGGCGGCGGCCACGCGCCTCCGCGACGAGCTGGCGCTGCGCGTCGGGGTGCCCACGCTCGGGCCGCTCGCGCGCACCGCGACGTCGGTCGCGTTCGAGGTGCTCGCTCGGCACGCGGCCGCCACCGGCACCGAGCCGCCGCGGCTGCTCACGGGGGCCGAGCAGGACCAGATCATCGCCGACCTGCTGGCCGGGCACGAGGAGCTGGGCACCGGGCCGGCCTGGCCGGATCCGCTCGGCGTCGAGGTGCGCCGGCTCCGCGCCTTCCGCACCGAGCTCCGCGAGCTGCTCATGCGCGCGACGGAGGAGGGCGTGCGGCCGGATGCCCTCGCCGACCTCGGCCGCGCGCACGACGTGCCTGAGTGGGTCGCGGCGGCCGCGTTCGCGCGCGAGTACGAGGACGTCGTCGACTCCTTCCGCGGCGACCACCTCGACAGCGCGGAGCTGCTCGCGGAGGCCGTGCTGCGGGTGTCGCGCGGCGAGGCGCTCACGGGGATCCGGCTGGTGGTCGTCGACGACCTGCATGAGGCCACCGTCGCCACGCTCTCCCTCCTCCAGGCGCTCGCGGCGCGCGGGGCGGATGTCGTCGCGTTCGGCGACCCCGACGTCGCCGCCGCGACCTTCCGCGGGGCCGAGGCGTCGGCGCTCGGCCGGCTGTCGACCGTGCTCGGGCTGCCGGACCTCCGCACGCTCGTGCTCGACCGGGTCCACCGGCAGCCGCCCGCGCTCCGGGCGCTCACCTCGGCCGTCACCGCGCGCATCGGCGCGGCGGGCGCGGGGCGGCAGCGGCAGGCGGGATCCGCGCCCGGGCTCGTCGACGACCCGGATCCGATCCAGGTCATCGAGGCGCCCACGCGCGCCGTGGAGCTGGCCCGCCTCGCGCGCCGGCTCCGCGAGGAGCACCTGCTGGGCGGCGTGCCGTGGGCGCGGATGGTCGTGCTGGTGCGCTCCGGATCCCTCGTGCCCCAGGTCGCCCGCAGCCTGGCGACCGCCGAGGTGCCCACGCGCACGGCGGTCGCCGGGCGTGCGCTCCGCGACGACCTGGCCGCGCTCGCCCTCATCCGCGCGGTCGACGTGGTGCTCGGGCGCGTGCCGCTCACGCCGGAGCTCGCGGCCGAGCTCGCCACGGGGCCGCTCGGCGGGCTCGACGGGGTCGCGCTCCGCCGCCTCCGCCTCGCGCTCCGCCAGGAGGAGCTCGCGGGCGACGGCCACCGGTCGAGCGACGAGCTGCTCGTCGAGGCGCTCGCGGCGCCCGGCCGGCTCGAGACGCTCGACCTCGCGCCCGCCCGGCGCCTCGGCCGCCTCGCGCGCTCGCTGCAGGGCGGGCGGGAGCTCGCGGCCGCGGACGGCACCGTCGAGGAGCTGCTCTGGCACCTGTGGGAGGGATCCCGCCTCGCGCCGCAGTGGTTCGAGCAGGCGCTGCAGACCGGCATCGTCGCCGACCAGGCCAACCGCGACCTCGACGGCGTCGTCGCGCTCTTCACGGCCGCGCGGCGCTTCGTCGAGCGGAACCCGGGGCGGCCCGCCTCCGACTTCGTCGAGGAGCTGCTCGGCGCCGAGGTGCCCGAGGACACGCTCTCGCCGCAGCCGCTCGCCGACACCGTGCTCGTCGCCACGCCGTCCGCGGTCGTGGGCGCCGGGTACGAGGTCGTCGCGGTCGCCGCGCTGCAGGAGGGCGTCTGGCCGAACCTGCGGCTGCGCGGATCCCTGCTGCACCCCCAGCGCCTCTCCGCCGTCGCCCGCGGGCTCGACCGGGCCGACGTCGACGAGCGGGCCGAGGTGCTCTCCGACGAGCTGCGGATGCTCGCGCTCGCCGTCTCGCGCGCGTCGCGCGTCGTGGTCCTCAGCGCCACCGCGAACGACGAGGAGGCGCCGTCGCCGTTCCTCCGGCTCGTGCCGCCCGCGCCCGGCCTCGCCGAGGCGGAGGCGGGCGCCGAGGCGGGGCGCGTGGCGCAGGACGCGCCGGCCGCGCTGCGCATCCGGCCCGACCACCCGCTCTCGCTCCGCGGCCTCGTCGGCGCGCTCCGGCGGGAGCTCGCGGTCGTGCACCGCGACGCCGTCCTCCTCGACGACGGACGCGTCGCCTCCGGCGACCGCACGGCGCGCCGCTCCGCCGACGCCACCCGCGAGCGCGGCCTCGCCTCCGCCTCCGCCCTGGCGCGCCTCGCCGCGGAGGGCGTCACGGGCGCGGATCCGGCCGAGTGGTACGGCCTGCGCGCGCCGTCCACGACGGAGCCCGTCGTCGACCTGGCCGACCCCGAGGCGCGCGTGCCCGTGTCGCCGTCGCGGCTCGAGGCCTTCGAGCGCTCGCCGCTCAACTGGTTCATCGACCAGGCGTCCGGCGGATCCACGAGCACGGCCATGGGCATCGGCACCATCGTGCACGCCGTCATGGAGGAGGCGAGCCTCGATCCCGACGCCGACCTCCGCCCGCCCGCCCTCGAGGCCCGGCTCGACGAGCGCTGGGGCGAGCTGCCCTTCGAGTCGCCCTGGGTGGGCGAGCGCGAGCGGCGCCAGGCCGGCGAGCTCATCGCCGGCGTCAGCGGGTACCTCCGCGACTTCGCCGCGGACGGCGGGCGCATGCTCGCGGCCGAGGGCTCCTTCGAGCTGGAGGTGGGCGTCGCGCGCCTCCGCGGCACCATCGACCGCATCGAGCTGACGAAGGAGGGGCAGGTGGTCATCGTCGACCTGAAGACCGGGCGCCACTACCCGACACGTGCTGAGATCCCCGCGCACGCGCAGCTGGGGTCGTACCAGCTCGCGTTCGTGGAGCGCGCGCTCGCGCGGGTGCCCGAGGAGGCCCCGTCCGGCGGCGCGAAGCTCCTGTACGTCTCGGGCGGCACGCGCGGCCTGCCCTACCGCGAGCTGCCGCAGGAGCCGCTGACGCGCGAGGAGCTCGACGGGTTCCGCGCGCGCATCGCCGACGCGGCCCAGGGCATGGCGGGCGCGACCTTCGAGGGCACGCCGGACCTGGGGGAGCGGGATCCGGGATCGGCCCGGCGGTACCGCATCCAC